A single window of Vigna radiata var. radiata cultivar VC1973A chromosome 4, Vradiata_ver6, whole genome shotgun sequence DNA harbors:
- the LOC106758443 gene encoding phospholipase A(1) DAD1, chloroplastic-like produces the protein MTLSVTPTSQPNTSPFSKPNFNPTFSHATTPTLPFNKSQLAWERLRTDSLESNSPRLGHKWTQYQGINHWEGLLDPLDDNLRAEILRYGHFVESAYRAFDFDTNSQTYATCRFPETSLLAQTGMRKSGYRVTKNLHATCGVQLPNWVSSVSQLPRARSSWIGYVAVCEDEKEITRLGRRDVVIALRGTATCLEWLENLRVTLTKLPNHMGCGSDDCMVENGFLSLYVSKTGACPSLQDMVREEVARVIQSYGQEEPLSISITGHSLGAALAILSAYDITSTFKNSPMVSVVSFGGPRVGNDKFRAQLEKSGTRILRIVNSDDVITKVPGLVVPDDDMACSGHVHVAGLQNWFRKVVQDMQLVYADVGQELRVSSRESAYLKKGDVATCHDLKTYLHLVNGFVSSSCPYMSKTTQYPAEASF, from the coding sequence ATGACACTCTCTGTAACACCAACTTCCCAACCAAATACTTCACCTTTCTCAAAACCCAACTTCAACCCAACTTTCTCACATGCCACCACCCCAACCTTACCCTTCAACAAGTCCCAACTCGCTTGGGAGCGCCTCAGGACTGACTCACTTGAATCCAACTCACCCCGACTCGGTCACAAGTGGACCCAATACCAAGGAATCAACCACTGGGAAGGCTTGTTAGACCCTCTTGACGACAACCTACGCGCCGAAATCCTAAGATACGGCCACTTCGTAGAATCCGCATATCGCGCTTTCGATTTCGACACCAATTCCCAGACCTACGCCACGTGTCGCTTCCCTGAAACATCACTCTTGGCTCAGACCGGAATGCGAAAATCCGGTTATAGAGTAACCAAAAACTTACACGCCACATGCGGCGTTCAATTACCCAATTGGGTTTCTTCCGTGTCGCAACTGCCACGTGCTCGATCCAGTTGGATTGGTTACGTAGCAGTCTGCGAAGACGAGAAGGAAATTACGCGCCTGGGTAGACGTGACGTGGTGATTGCTCTTCGGGGAACCGCCACGTGTCTGGAATGGTTGGAAAATCTTCGTGTTACCTTGACAAAATTGCCCAACCATATGGGTTGTGGAAGCGACGATTGCATGGTGGAGAACGGTTTTTTGAGTCTCTATGTCTCCAAAACGGGCGCGTGTCCCAGTTTGCAAGACATGGTTCGGGAAGAGGTTGCGAGAGTGATCCAGTCTTACGGCCAGGAGGAGCCACTCAGCATAAGTATAACCGGTCACAGCCTGGGAGCCGCACTCGCGATTCTCAGCGCGTACGATATAACCTCTACGTTCAAAAATTCGCCAATGGTGTCTGTGGTTTCCTTCGGTGGGCCCCGGGTCGGTAACGATAAGTTCAGGGCCCAGTTGGAAAAGAGTGGAACCCGAATACTTAGAATTGTGAACTCCGATGATGTAATCACAAAAGTTCCTGGACTTGTGGTTCCAGATGATGACATGGCGTGCAGTGGCCATGTCCACGTGGCGGGTTTGCAGAATTGGTTCCGTAAGGTTGTTCAGGACATGCAGTTGGTATACGCTGACGTTGGACAAGAGTTGAGAGTGAGTAGCAGGGAATCAGCGTATCTGAAGAAAGGAGATGTAGCCACGTGTCATGATCTTAAGACTTATCTTCACTTGGTTAATGGTTTTGTTAGTTCTTCCTGTCCTTACATGAGCAAAACGACGCAGTATCCGGCCGAAGCTTCattctga